From the Rhodothermales bacterium genome, the window CGCGATAACCAGGAAGTCCAGGAACGCGTCATGGACTCGATGGACCTCGAGCGCGAGAAGGGCATCACGATCATGGCCAAGAATACCGCTATCACCTACGGCGGTAAAAAGATCAACATCGTCGATACGCCGGGCCACGCCGACTTCGGCGGCG encodes:
- a CDS encoding GTP-binding protein; this translates as MVSSHLRNIAIVAHVDHGKTTLVDAMLWQSGTFRDNQEVQERVMDSMDLEREKGITIMAKNTAITYGGKKINIVDTPGHADFGG